A window from Candidatus Bathyarchaeota archaeon encodes these proteins:
- a CDS encoding helix-turn-helix domain-containing protein, with the protein MSLDIPFKPLGRQDIHKLEYVLLTATITRPDILARLKGTEVQDRLTWVDSLGVAAGALAREKAGLSVSEIAEELGRSEATIRNHLTGRTEAGRLVRETYEKLLRGELKPETVLVAVPTEQAEEVEKLKKKLEEYEKTLDEVKKRVKEAVELLQTLLE; encoded by the coding sequence ATGAGCTTGGATATTCCCTTCAAGCCGCTGGGGAGGCAGGACATACATAAGCTGGAGTATGTGCTGCTGACGGCGACGATAACAAGGCCTGACATACTGGCTAGGCTTAAGGGCACCGAGGTTCAAGACCGGTTGACATGGGTAGATAGCCTAGGGGTTGCGGCCGGGGCTTTGGCTAGGGAGAAAGCTGGCCTCTCTGTTTCAGAGATAGCTGAGGAACTCGGTAGAAGCGAGGCTACTATAAGAAACCATCTAACCGGTAGAACCGAGGCAGGTAGACTTGTAAGAGAAACCTACGAGAAGCTTCTGAGAGGGGAGCTTAAGCCTGAGACCGTTCTTGTAGCCGTTCCGACCGAACAGGCTGAAGAAGTCGAGAAGCTTAAGAAGAAGCTCGAGGAGTATGAGAAAACCTTAGACGAAGTTAAGAAGCGGGTCAAAGAGGCTGTAGAGCTTCTTCAGACGCTACTTGAGTAA
- a CDS encoding KaiC domain-containing protein has product MTRVEKSRVDVGIPGMNEVLHGGIPRRNIVLLSGGPGTGKSIFGQQFLYAGLERGEPGVLVSLEEHPVQIRIIMSKFGWDVRRYERDGRFAIVDCFTGGIGEAAKRERYVVRDPTDIPSLMDTIKEAILDVKAQRVVIDSVSTLYLTKPVMARSTLMQIKRILSGLGCTSILVSQVSVTERGFGGPGVEHAVDGIIRLDLDEVDGELKRSLIVWKMRGTSHSMRRHPFEITDKGLIVFHDRVFKLGRGVG; this is encoded by the coding sequence ATGACACGGGTTGAAAAATCCAGGGTCGACGTAGGTATTCCAGGTATGAACGAGGTCCTGCATGGAGGCATACCTCGCCGTAATATAGTGTTGCTCTCAGGAGGTCCCGGAACAGGTAAATCCATCTTCGGCCAGCAGTTTCTCTACGCTGGTTTGGAGAGAGGGGAACCTGGAGTTCTCGTCTCCCTCGAGGAGCACCCGGTTCAGATTAGGATCATCATGTCCAAGTTTGGGTGGGACGTTAGGCGGTATGAGCGAGACGGCCGGTTCGCGATAGTCGACTGTTTCACAGGTGGTATAGGTGAGGCTGCTAAGAGAGAGCGCTATGTCGTCCGAGACCCTACAGACATACCGTCTCTTATGGACACTATAAAGGAGGCTATCTTAGACGTTAAAGCCCAGCGGGTTGTGATAGACTCGGTCTCGACACTTTACTTAACCAAGCCCGTCATGGCTAGGTCTACGCTGATGCAGATCAAGCGTATCCTATCCGGCCTCGGATGTACATCTATACTGGTGTCTCAGGTAAGCGTCACAGAGAGGGGGTTCGGAGGACCTGGTGTAGAGCATGCGGTCGACGGTATAATACGTCTAGACCTAGACGAGGTGGATGGAGAGCTTAAACGGTCTCTCATAGTCTGGAAGATGAGGGGTACAAGCCACTCCATGCGGAGACACCCGTTCGAGATAACCGATAAAGGTTTAATAGTGTTCCATGACAGGGTGTTTAAACTAGGGAGGGGAGTGGGATGA